Proteins co-encoded in one Acidobacteriota bacterium genomic window:
- a CDS encoding S9 family peptidase, whose protein sequence is MRFNKMKGIYNNLLRFQTFAVILFCLVVTVRAQQSEDLPVPTSFKLDGVPRIKNDDVKHLFFEPSAIKNNLIWDVDRTARKLFVTDEKNAIYSLESPLGKPTLVLDGRVPSTLRVSPISSVVAFNNDKEDQDNYALFLWDGKSEARKLSSFSGKDDSVDSFIWERDGKSIYYTLNDYETKLTKLCHTDLSASKCFSLDLKGLWNVIDVDRGNILLKYWKSSSNQHIFHYSISSGKLTPLSESGNATKAFFVAGKALLLAEDSPECGGDRCLISIDPRNSKKEIIGLQNVRGHLGDIKPSPDGKLVLVQEALDGIDSLWIGKIKDRKVIPTAANFLTGSYVVWNTRWLSETEVVFTIENISQPALIQSFDLRSKKTTTWTNSHLPEVLTGTVKPPETIRWRSFDSKEISGYIVKPTKVAKKSPVLVFIHGGPQVLDRPTFSSLDVRFVTYLGLSIIHTNIRGSRGFGNEFMDADNGAKREDAVRDISSLLDWIEKQPDLDADNVIIRGESYGGFVALATGLKESSRIRAVIAEYPLVSIRNYLQQSWIDEFAKNEYGDPKDEILMKKLDELSPLNNVSNWKGTPLFLTRGKLDSSASKHDICASSNTINSRISF, encoded by the coding sequence ATGCGTTTCAACAAAATGAAAGGAATATACAACAATTTATTAAGGTTTCAGACTTTTGCGGTCATCCTTTTTTGTTTGGTTGTAACGGTGCGGGCTCAACAATCTGAAGATCTACCGGTGCCAACTAGCTTTAAGCTGGACGGCGTGCCGCGCATTAAGAATGACGATGTTAAGCATCTATTCTTCGAACCATCTGCAATAAAAAATAATTTGATATGGGACGTGGATCGAACGGCGCGAAAACTGTTTGTCACCGATGAAAAGAATGCCATCTATTCCTTAGAGTCGCCATTGGGCAAGCCAACCTTGGTGCTTGACGGTCGGGTGCCAAGTACGCTCCGAGTGAGTCCGATTTCTTCAGTCGTTGCTTTTAACAACGACAAGGAGGACCAGGATAATTACGCTCTTTTTCTGTGGGACGGGAAATCTGAGGCTCGAAAGTTATCGAGCTTTAGTGGAAAAGACGATTCAGTTGATTCGTTTATCTGGGAACGAGATGGAAAAAGCATCTATTACACCCTCAACGATTACGAGACCAAGTTAACGAAACTCTGTCATACCGATTTGAGTGCGAGCAAGTGCTTCTCTTTGGACCTGAAAGGCCTTTGGAATGTGATCGACGTCGACCGAGGCAACATCTTGCTTAAGTACTGGAAATCATCCAGCAATCAACACATTTTTCATTATTCGATCAGCAGCGGCAAACTCACACCACTATCTGAATCAGGAAATGCGACAAAGGCTTTTTTCGTGGCCGGAAAGGCACTCCTTTTAGCTGAAGATTCACCGGAGTGCGGGGGTGATCGATGCTTGATTTCAATTGATCCACGCAACAGCAAGAAGGAAATCATCGGTCTTCAGAATGTCCGTGGACACTTGGGTGACATAAAGCCTTCGCCGGATGGAAAATTAGTATTGGTGCAAGAAGCTTTAGACGGAATTGACAGTCTTTGGATAGGAAAGATCAAAGACCGAAAAGTTATTCCGACCGCTGCTAACTTTCTGACCGGCTCCTATGTCGTTTGGAATACCCGCTGGCTTTCCGAAACCGAGGTCGTATTCACGATCGAAAATATCAGTCAACCTGCATTGATACAGTCGTTCGATCTCAGATCGAAGAAGACAACCACTTGGACGAACTCCCATTTGCCTGAGGTTTTGACGGGCACCGTGAAACCTCCCGAAACAATACGTTGGAGGTCTTTTGATAGTAAAGAAATTTCTGGGTACATCGTCAAACCCACGAAAGTTGCAAAGAAGAGTCCCGTGCTTGTGTTTATCCACGGTGGGCCTCAGGTTCTTGATCGCCCCACTTTTAGTTCTCTCGACGTCCGGTTTGTGACATACCTAGGGTTGTCCATTATCCATACTAATATCCGAGGGTCTAGAGGATTCGGAAATGAATTCATGGATGCTGATAACGGCGCCAAAAGAGAGGACGCCGTTCGAGATATAAGCTCGCTTCTTGATTGGATCGAAAAGCAGCCGGACCTCGACGCGGATAACGTGATCATTCGTGGCGAAAGTTACGGGGGCTTCGTGGCTCTAGCGACAGGGCTAAAGGAATCTTCCCGAATCCGCGCCGTCATCGCCGAATATCCGCTCGTGTCGATCAGGAATTATTTGCAGCAAAGTTGGATCGATGAATTTGCAAAGAATGAATATGGCGATCCAAAAGACGAAATCCTGATGAAAAAGCTTGATGAGCTTTCACCGCTGAACAATGTTTCGAATTGGAAGGGAACGCCGTTGTTCCTGACCAGGGGAAAACTCGACTCAAGTGCGAGCAAACACGATATTTGCGCTAGCTCTAACACGATAAACTCCAGAATTTCATTTTGA
- a CDS encoding GIY-YIG nuclease family protein: MRAVMSEIDLDELRSELDEFAKPAKTVGHSAAEQRVIAGFEEIERFVDEHGRLPEHGDDRDIFERLYAVRLDRIRQSPDCREILKGLDSRGLLGDEADTGFRQEPTDDELLSALGSNAEEQDELTRLVHVRSREEIKAAEEIARRNRCEDFAEFAPIFKQVQVDLDMGIRQTLKYKDDAEIRKGDLFIVDGQTALVAEAGETFISNFDREDRRLRVIYANGTESDLLGRSLMRALNRDKASRRIIEPSLGPLFAGIEEVGDFATGFIYVLRSQSDHPFIVVHRSVVHKIGVTGGDVKSRIANAKNDSTYLLADVEVVATFKLANINAKRLEALIHKFFSGARLDLKLKDRFGVEVESREWYLLPLSIIEEAIEKITEGSIGNFRYDSESAQLVRV; the protein is encoded by the coding sequence ATGAGGGCCGTTATGAGTGAGATCGATCTCGATGAGCTAAGGTCCGAGCTAGACGAGTTTGCAAAACCGGCGAAAACTGTCGGGCATTCCGCGGCGGAGCAGCGCGTGATCGCGGGTTTCGAGGAAATCGAACGCTTTGTGGATGAACATGGACGGCTGCCCGAGCACGGCGATGACAGAGACATCTTCGAGCGTCTCTATGCTGTAAGGCTTGATCGAATCCGCCAATCGCCAGATTGTCGCGAGATCCTGAAAGGTCTTGACTCGCGAGGATTGCTTGGAGACGAAGCCGATACCGGTTTCCGCCAGGAACCTACGGACGACGAACTGCTTTCCGCTTTAGGTAGTAATGCGGAAGAGCAGGACGAACTAACGCGATTAGTTCATGTTCGGTCACGCGAAGAAATCAAAGCGGCGGAAGAAATCGCACGACGGAACCGCTGCGAAGATTTTGCCGAATTTGCCCCCATCTTCAAGCAGGTTCAGGTGGACCTTGATATGGGTATCCGACAGACTTTGAAATACAAAGACGATGCGGAGATCCGGAAAGGTGACCTGTTCATAGTGGACGGCCAGACGGCCTTGGTTGCCGAGGCGGGCGAAACTTTTATTAGTAACTTCGACCGCGAGGATAGGAGATTAAGGGTGATTTACGCCAACGGCACCGAGAGCGACCTCCTCGGACGTTCGCTGATGCGAGCCCTAAATCGAGACAAAGCAAGCCGTCGCATCATTGAACCCAGCCTCGGACCTCTATTCGCGGGAATCGAAGAAGTTGGAGATTTTGCAACAGGTTTTATTTACGTACTCAGAAGTCAGTCGGACCATCCCTTTATCGTGGTACATCGTTCCGTCGTGCACAAGATCGGTGTGACCGGAGGAGACGTGAAAAGTCGTATCGCGAACGCAAAGAACGACTCGACGTATCTTCTGGCCGATGTTGAAGTGGTAGCAACTTTTAAACTCGCAAACATAAATGCGAAGCGCCTCGAAGCTCTGATTCACAAGTTCTTTTCTGGTGCACGTTTAGACCTGAAATTGAAGGATCGTTTTGGCGTGGAGGTAGAATCGAGAGAGTGGTACCTGCTTCCGCTCTCAATCATTGAGGAAGCGATCGAGAAAATCACAGAAGGTAGTATTGGAAATTTTCGATACGACTCGGAAAGTGCTCAGCTTGTCCGCGTGTGA